A DNA window from Hevea brasiliensis isolate MT/VB/25A 57/8 chromosome 2, ASM3005281v1, whole genome shotgun sequence contains the following coding sequences:
- the LOC110653354 gene encoding putative RING-H2 finger protein ATL21A → MDNLETFFLFFLLSIIHASGYCPISSCSRDDISVRFPFRLEGPQPQYCGYPGFNLSCNNQSKTVLKLPCSGDFLVRGINYLTQQIQVYDSDNCLPKRLLSFNLSGSPFVAAAYHNYTFLSCPTQIVESRLTTIDCLSNSTTSVLATASMSIADSLSTSCRIIITLPIPVSWPFQYGEEFSSALQDDLRLTWYSPACEECEQQGGICGFKTNNTREIGCFDYSNTGRSTSALQIFRVICLSVAIPSIVLAAGIVTFAFVFDRRPQQTRPQANQTSDTATVSPQPTISMVGLDEATIESYEKVVLGESMRLPTGPNNNTCAICLSEYCSKDTLRCIPACNHWFHVGCIDKWLRMNNSCPVCRNSPSPGHIGSQNV, encoded by the exons ATGGACAACTTGGAaaccttctttcttttctttcttctttctattATCCATGCCTCAGGATATTGCCCAATCTCCAGTTGCAGTAGGGATGACATCTCTGTCCGATTCCCCTTCCGACTTGAAGGCCCGCAACCCCAATATTGTGGTTATCCTGGTTTCAATCTAAGTTGCAATAATCAGAGCAAAACAGTTTTGAAACTTCCGTGTTCTGGAGATTTTCTGGTGCGTGGGATCAACTATCTCACACAACAGATACAAGTTTATGACTCTGATAATTGCCTTCCTAAGCGTCTCCTGAGCTTCAATCTTTCAGGTTCTCCTTTTGTTGCTGCAGCTTACCACAACTACACCTTTCTAAGCTGCCCAACCCAGATTGTAGAGTCTCGTCTCACCACAATTGATTGTCTTAGCAATTCCACAACCTCAGTTTTAGCGACCGCTTCCATGAGCATTGCTGATTCACTGTCCACATCATGCAGGATTATCATTACATTGCCAATTCCTGTTTCCTGGCCATTTCAATATGGTGAAGAGTTCTCCAGTGCACTTCAGGATGATCTTCGGCTCACTTGGTATTCTCCTGCTTGTGAAGAGTGTGAACAACAAGGTGGAATATGTGGATTCAAGACAAACAATACTCGAGAAATTGGTTGTTTCGATTACTCTAATACAG GCAGATCGACCAGTGCCCTCCAAATTTTTAGAGTGATTTGCTTGTCCGTTGCTATCCCCTCTATTGTACTTGCTGCCGGGATCGTTACTTTCGCATTCGTATTTGACAGGAGGCCTCAGCAGACCAGGCCTCAAGCCAATCAAACTTCCGACACAGCAACGGTATCCCCACAACCTAccatttctatggtgggattggaTGAAGCGACCATTGAATCCTATGAAAAGGTGGTCCTCGGAGAAAGCATGCGACTGCCCACAGGGCCCAATAATAACACATGTGCCATATGCTTATCAGAGTATTGTAGCAAGGATACACTTAGATGCATACCAGCATGCAACCATTGGTTCCACGTAGGTTGTATCGATAAGTGGCTACGGATGAACAATTCTTGTCCAGTTTGCCGAAACTCACCATCACCAGGTCACATCGGATCACAAAATGTGTGA